In one window of Aquimarina spinulae DNA:
- a CDS encoding tetratricopeptide repeat protein, whose protein sequence is MNYIHNHILALIFALFAFHVYSQQNSFRTLERQFDSIENESSDKALLHAQEMVNYSIDSKNKTYLVSSYVKLATAYENLAKSDSAVVFYDKALDISRSVDSDTLFAFAVIRMSQLNSIRGDQEKIVALIFEALKKIENNPNPKQKHELYYKLSEVHRELGSFEKAEDYLQLIIKETELDYLLAAAYNSLGLIQYSNKEYDKGKANLLKSMELYKNQKDNHNICKILINLGAMHYKLKKLEKSKEYLIEASKLTKEFGYINLYSMVLINLSVIYHKEKDYEKELVYLKKAEELAKETGNYQSLSSIANNMILVYALQSDIKMVRRYIVRYRNAIDSLHNFRRNQKIFEIEAEYETSKKELEIARQKELVLTQRTHIVIAVVLVLLLSIILFMYIQRLKSQKLLYANQKELNEEKVSNLLDTHKLQKIKAYVDGQNKERERVSKDLHDGIGGNLAAIKMRLNRIKNKLPSELEPIITSVDSTYNEIRSISHDLMPKKINHLYFTDLMKELVGFSTSKDIEYKYYIHPEKKINNISESLQLTIYRIIQELITNINKHAQATEVSINITIHEEINVVNMMVEDNGNGFNTKKANSGVGLRSIKQRISDNSGLIKIDSNYGIGTIVCVELPIG, encoded by the coding sequence ATGAATTATATTCATAACCATATTCTTGCCCTAATTTTTGCCCTTTTCGCTTTTCATGTATATAGTCAGCAGAATTCCTTTAGAACTCTTGAGAGGCAATTTGATAGTATTGAGAACGAATCATCTGATAAAGCATTGCTACATGCTCAAGAGATGGTAAATTATAGTATAGATTCTAAAAACAAAACCTACTTAGTTAGTAGTTATGTGAAACTAGCTACTGCTTACGAAAATTTAGCGAAGTCTGATTCTGCTGTTGTATTTTATGACAAAGCTCTTGATATTAGTAGATCTGTTGATAGTGATACCTTGTTTGCTTTTGCGGTGATAAGGATGAGTCAATTAAATAGTATACGTGGGGATCAGGAAAAAATTGTAGCATTAATTTTTGAAGCATTAAAGAAAATAGAAAATAACCCAAACCCAAAACAAAAGCATGAGTTATACTATAAGCTTTCTGAGGTACATAGAGAACTAGGGAGTTTTGAAAAAGCAGAGGATTATCTACAGCTCATTATTAAAGAAACAGAATTGGATTATTTATTAGCGGCGGCATATAACTCTTTGGGATTGATTCAATACAGTAATAAAGAGTATGATAAAGGAAAAGCTAACCTTTTAAAAAGTATGGAGTTGTATAAGAACCAAAAAGACAACCATAATATTTGTAAGATTTTAATAAATCTAGGGGCGATGCATTACAAATTAAAAAAGCTTGAAAAATCTAAAGAATACCTAATCGAAGCAAGTAAATTGACTAAAGAATTCGGCTATATTAATTTATATAGTATGGTTTTGATTAATCTATCTGTGATATATCATAAAGAAAAAGATTATGAAAAGGAACTAGTTTATTTAAAAAAAGCCGAAGAATTGGCAAAAGAAACCGGTAATTATCAATCACTTTCTTCAATTGCAAATAATATGATACTTGTGTATGCCTTGCAATCCGATATTAAAATGGTTAGGAGATATATAGTTAGATATCGTAACGCAATTGATAGTTTACATAATTTTAGACGTAATCAAAAAATATTTGAAATAGAGGCTGAATATGAAACTTCAAAAAAAGAACTAGAAATAGCACGTCAAAAAGAGTTGGTGCTTACACAGAGAACACATATTGTTATTGCTGTAGTGTTGGTTCTATTATTAAGCATAATATTATTTATGTATATACAACGTTTGAAGAGTCAAAAACTGTTATATGCGAATCAGAAAGAATTAAATGAAGAAAAGGTTAGTAATCTATTAGATACACATAAACTACAAAAAATTAAGGCTTATGTCGATGGCCAGAATAAAGAACGGGAAAGAGTTTCTAAAGACTTACATGATGGTATTGGAGGGAATTTGGCTGCTATCAAAATGAGATTGAATCGTATAAAAAATAAATTACCATCAGAGTTAGAGCCTATAATTACTAGTGTGGATTCTACTTATAATGAGATTCGATCTATTTCTCATGATCTAATGCCAAAAAAAATTAACCACTTGTATTTTACAGATTTAATGAAAGAACTTGTGGGTTTTTCTACCAGTAAAGATATAGAGTATAAATATTATATTCATCCAGAAAAAAAAATAAATAATATATCAGAGAGTTTGCAATTAACAATTTATAGAATTATTCAAGAATTGATAACTAATATAAATAAGCACGCTCAGGCAACCGAAGTATCGATAAATATAACGATTCATGAAGAAATTAATGTCGTGAATATGATGGTAGAAGATAATGGCAATGGTTTTAATACTAAAAAAGCCAACTCTGGAGTAGGGTTAAGAAGTATAAAACAAAGAATATCGGATAACAGCGGACTTATAAAAATAGATTCTAACTATGGTATTGGTACAATAGTTTGTGTAGAGCTCCCAATAGGGTAA
- a CDS encoding DUF4258 domain-containing protein, which yields MKLAQRLFYYLGGFAIGLILLFFFLGGKKASCDYGPSARVLKNIRIKKKAFSEQASSDMIKYEIDTADVSFLLTNGDVIFSKSNTKLDSCKTYFIEGAIKEKNVNMLIENCDSIAKINALNLIQ from the coding sequence ATGAAATTAGCACAACGATTATTTTATTACTTAGGTGGATTTGCCATCGGCCTTATTCTTTTATTTTTCTTTCTTGGCGGAAAAAAAGCTTCTTGTGATTATGGCCCTTCTGCCAGGGTACTAAAAAATATTAGAATAAAGAAAAAAGCTTTTTCTGAACAAGCGTCAAGCGATATGATAAAATATGAAATAGATACTGCAGATGTTTCTTTTTTATTAACAAATGGGGATGTGATTTTTTCTAAAAGCAATACTAAATTAGATTCTTGCAAAACCTATTTTATTGAAGGAGCTATTAAAGAAAAAAATGTTAATATGCTTATCGAAAATTGTGATTCTATTGCTAAAATTAACGCATTGAATCTTATTCAATAA